One Streptomonospora salina genomic window, CGGGGCGGGCGAGCAGCTCAACGAGCACGTGGTCGGCAAGCCGTGGCCTTCGGTCGGCGAGCGCCACGAGATGCTGCGGGAGTCGCTGCAGATCATCCGGCTGCTGTGGCGGGGCGGCAACCGCTCATTCGAGGGCAGACACCTGCGGCTGGTCGACGCCCAGGTATACGACCTACCCGAAACCCCGCCGGAGATCGCGGTCGCGATCAGCGGCACGTCGTCGGCACGGGTGGCCGCGGAACTGGGCGACGGCGTCTTCGCCACCCAGCCCGATCCCGGACCGGTGCGCGCCTATCGCGAGGCCGGCGGCAGCGGACCATGTTACGCCGAGGTGCCGCTGTCCTGGGCAGCCGACGAGGAGACCGCCCTGGAGTCCGCGCACCGGATGTTCCGCTTCGGCGTGACGGGCTGGAAGGTGCAGGCCGAACTGCCCGACGTGGTGAACTTCGAGGCCGCGACCGCCTTCGTCCGCACGGAGGACATGCGGTCGGCGTTCGGCTACGGCCCCGATCCCGAGCGCCACGTGGCCGCCGTCCAGGAGTTCGCCGACGCGGGGTTCGACCGGCTCGCTCTGGTCAACGCCGGACCCGACCCCGACGGCTTTTTCGACTTCTACGCCGCGGAACTCAGCGGCCGCCTGCGCGCGATCGCGCCGGCCGGGTGAGGACGCGGGGCGTCCCGGCGCGACGTCCGGACCGCGGGGCGCCACCGCGACGAGATCCTCCCCACAGCCCACGGCAGCGGAGCCGACCGCAGCGAGGAGGGCGAGGGCGGCCCCCGCGACCGGTGCGGGCCGCCCACGCGATCCGACGAACGGACCGTCCCAGGTCAGCACCGGCCCGGCGCGCCACCGCGTATCGCGCCGGGCGCACTCCGGCGCCTCCCGCCCGGCCCGAGACAGCAACACTTAAGTTTCACTAACCACAAGATTAAGAAGAATCAAGTAGACCTAACCGTGCGGGCGACGATACCCCTTGAGGCATGAGCCTCGATCCGTCCCGGCGCGACTCCACCGGAACCGCCGCATCCCCCGCCCCGCCCTCCGATCCGATCGGCACGGCGCCGGAGCCGTCCGCCGGGGGCACGGCGCCGCGGGCCGCGGTCGACTGGCGGCTGAAGTTCCTGCTGCTCGCGCTGGTCTGGGGCACCAGCTTCATGTTCATCGGCATCTCCGGGCAGTACCTGGAGCCCGTCCAGATCACGCTGGGCCGCATGCTCACCGGCGTCGTCCCGCTCGCCGGCTTCCTGCTGTTGAGCGGCAGCCGCCTACCGCGCGGCGCGCGGATCTGGTTCCACCTTTCGGTGACCGCCTTCATCGTCAACCTGGTGCCGTTCACGTTCTACGGCTACGCCGGGCAGCTGATCCCGTCGGCGGTCAGCGGAATCGTCAACGCGGCCACACCGCTGTTCGTCGTACTGTTCTCACTCCTGCTGCTGCCGGACGAGCGCCCGACACGCACCCGCACGGCAGGACTGCTCGTCGGCTTCCTCGGCGTACTCGTCGTCTTCGGCGTCTGGACCGGCTTCGCGGGGGCGAGCGCGGCCGGTCTGCTCATGGCGCTGGGCGCCACCGTCGGCTACGGGATCGGCACCCCCTACCTGCGGCGCTTCGTCGCGGGCAGCGGGTACTCGTCGCTGGAACTGGTCACCGCGCAGTTGCTGACGGGGACCGTGCAGATCGCGGTCGTCGCGCTGGTGTTCACCGACGCCCCGCAGGAACTGCCCCCGCACGCCGTCGCCGCAGTCACGGCTCTGGGCGTGTTCGGTACCGGGGCCGCGTTCCTGCTGCAGTACGGCGTCATCCGCGAGGCGGGGGTGACGGTGGCTTCCACCGTCACCTACCTGGCGCCGATCGTCGCCATCGGAGCGGGCGTCCTCCTGATGGGCGAGCACCTGGCCTGGAACCAGCCGGTCGGTGCCCTGGTCGTCATCGCCGGCGCCGCGCTGGCCCAGCACCACCGCCGTACCGGAGCGCAACCGCCGGGCGCCGCAGGAGGGGCACCGGCCGGGACACGCGCGCCGGGGCGCTGACGGGGGCGCCTACAGGTCGTCGGAGCCGTCGGGATCGCCGCCGCCGGCCCCGGGTCGGCTCCCACAGGCTGTGGTACACGATCAGCGACACCAGCATGACCAGTATCGATCCGACCACGGCCGCGGCCAGCCGGGACGCGCCCACGGTCGTCGCCAGCTCCCACACCGTGGTGGCGATCGTGTCGAACGCGCTGAGCGAAGGCGCCCACCAGCGGCCCGGTCAGGCCGAACACCAGTTGCCAGGGCCGGTTGTTGCGCACCATGCCCACCAGCAGCCGCGCCCTGCCGCGGGAGGCCAGAATGCGCGTATCGATGCCGG contains:
- a CDS encoding TIGR03557 family F420-dependent LLM class oxidoreductase, with protein sequence MLIGYKLFAEGYSPQEMVRQAERAEEVGFDFVEISDHYHPWLRSHGHSGFAWSILAAIAARTRRIGLATGVTCPFIRYHPAVIAQAAATTALLSDGRFVLGVGAGEQLNEHVVGKPWPSVGERHEMLRESLQIIRLLWRGGNRSFEGRHLRLVDAQVYDLPETPPEIAVAISGTSSARVAAELGDGVFATQPDPGPVRAYREAGGSGPCYAEVPLSWAADEETALESAHRMFRFGVTGWKVQAELPDVVNFEAATAFVRTEDMRSAFGYGPDPERHVAAVQEFADAGFDRLALVNAGPDPDGFFDFYAAELSGRLRAIAPAG
- a CDS encoding DMT family transporter — its product is MSLDPSRRDSTGTAASPAPPSDPIGTAPEPSAGGTAPRAAVDWRLKFLLLALVWGTSFMFIGISGQYLEPVQITLGRMLTGVVPLAGFLLLSGSRLPRGARIWFHLSVTAFIVNLVPFTFYGYAGQLIPSAVSGIVNAATPLFVVLFSLLLLPDERPTRTRTAGLLVGFLGVLVVFGVWTGFAGASAAGLLMALGATVGYGIGTPYLRRFVAGSGYSSLELVTAQLLTGTVQIAVVALVFTDAPQELPPHAVAAVTALGVFGTGAAFLLQYGVIREAGVTVASTVTYLAPIVAIGAGVLLMGEHLAWNQPVGALVVIAGAALAQHHRRTGAQPPGAAGGAPAGTRAPGR